A single window of Rhipicephalus microplus isolate Deutch F79 chromosome 5, USDA_Rmic, whole genome shotgun sequence DNA harbors:
- the LOC119174393 gene encoding vesicle transport protein SFT2A, with product MDKLKRALSGGEDRGDEEQGIVTQIVDTSTLSWSTRVKGFAICFVLGFVFSLLGSVFMAFPGGLRMFGVFYTLGNLTALCSTLFLMGPANQVKKMFAPTRAIATCVMLAFLVLTLMAAFWWKNALLTIIFCIIQFVAMTWYSLSYIPFARDAVKKCFQSCIS from the exons ATGGACAAGTTGAAGAGAGCGCTGAGCGGTGGCGAGGACCGCGGCGATGAAGAGCAAGGCATTGTGACCCAG ATCGTGGACACCTCCACACTGAGCTGGTCGACGCGGGTGAAGGGGTTCGCCATCTGTTTCGTGCTGGGTTTCGTCTTTTCCCTGCTCGGTTCCGTGTTCATGGCGTTCCCGGGAGGCTTGAGGATGTTCGGGGTGTTCTACACACTGGGAAACCTGACAGCGCTGTGCAGTACGCTGTTCCTCATGGGGCCCGCCAACCAAGTCAAGAAGATGTTCGCACCCACGCGAGCCATCGCCACCTGCGTCATGTTG gcatttCTGGTGCTCACACTCATGGCCGCATTTTGG TGGAAAAACGCATTGCTGACGATCATCTTCTGCATAATCCAGTTTGTAGCCATGACGTGGTACTCCCTGTCATACATTCCGTTTGCTCG GGATGCCGTCAAGAAGTGCTTCCAATCGTGTATCAGCTGA